GCGGGCAGCGACCAGCGTCATGATCGCGATGCCGCCCTTGGCCGTCGCGTAGTTCACCTGCCCGGGATTGCCGCGCAGGCCCGAGGGCGACGAGGTGTTGATGACCGAGGCACGCACCTCGTGGCCGGCCTTGGACCGCTCGCGCCAGTACGCCGCCGCGTGGCGCAGCGGGCAGAAGTGGCCCTTGAGGTGCACGTCCATGACCGAGTCCCACTCAGCCTCGGACATGTTCACGATGGTGCGGTCGCGCAGGATGCCGGCGTTGTTGACCAGGATGTCCAGACCGCCGAAGGTCCCGACCGCGAGGTCGATCATCCGCTTCGCCGCGTCCCAGTCCGAGACGCTGCCGACGTGCGCCACGGCCGAGCCGCCCGCCGCGCGGATCTCCGCGACGACCTCGTCCGCGGGCGTCGCGGCGTCCGTGCTGCCGTCCGGTCCGGCGCCGTTGTCGTTGACGACGACCTGGGCCCCCCGGGCGGCGAGGAGCAGGGCGTGCTCCCGGCCGAGGCCGCGCCCGCCTCCCGTCACGATGGCGGTCTGTCCGGCGAGATCGGTCATGTGCTGACTCCTGGAGGTCGAGGTCGGGCGGGCCGTACGGGCCACAGTTCCGGTCCCGCGGACGCTAACGAGACTGAAACTTGGATGTCAATACCCGTTAACACAACGAGTTGCCGACCGGGTCCACCCGGCCCAGCCCGCAGCCCGTACCCTGAGGCCTGCAGAGACCCACGAGGAGTGCGATGACCCGCGAGACCACGACCCCGCCCCCGCGCCGCACCGGGCGGCGCACGGACCGGCGCGCCGAGGTGGTCGCGGCCGCCGCAGCGCTGTTCCGCCAGCACGGCTACCCCCAGGTCGGCATCGACGAGATCGGCGACGCCGTCGGCTTCAGCGGCCCCGCCGTCTACCGCTACTTCGCGAGCAAGGCCGACCTGCTCGAGGCCGTGGTCGCCGGGCACCTCGACCGCCTGGAGGCGACGTCCGCGCCGGTCGCCGACCGCGCGACCGCGGTCGCCGGGTTGATCGAGGTCGCCCTGCGCAGCCCCGACGGGCTGGTGACCGCGAGCCGCCAGGCCGAGCACCTGTCCCCCGCAGCCGCGCTCGCCCTCGACGCACGGCGTCGCGACCTCGGCCCGGCCTGGGCAGCACTGGTCCCGAGCGTCGCGGCCGCGAGCGAGCGCGACAGCGCCGACGAGCTGCGCGCGCGGTGCGCGGCCGGCATCGTCACCCATGTCGCCCTCGCCCGCCCGGGAACCCTCCCCGTGAAGCGCCGCCTGCTGACCGGCGCGCTGCACGGCGTCCTGGACAGCGCCGTGTCCCTGTCCGCCACGTCCCGCCCCCCCCTCGAGCGACCACTGGCCCACGCGACCCGGCGCGAGGCCGTCCTGGCCGCGGCCACCGAGCTGATGGCGGCGCGCGGCTTCGCGGCCGTCTCGCTCAACGACATCGGCGCGGCGACGGGCATCACCGCCTCGGCGGTGATGCGCCACTTCGCCAGCAAGGAGGAGCTCCTCGGCGCCGCCGTGAACCGGGTCGGCGAGCAGGTCGCCGGTGGCCTGTCGATAGCGATCCGCGGCGCCTGCGACGCCGAGGACGCGCTGCGGCGCATCGTCCGCACCTATGTCGCGCTGGCCACCGACCACCGCGACGTGCTGGTGATCCAGACCCTCGACGCCGCCGCCCTGCCGCCCCGCCACGAGGAGGAGCGTCGCCGCCGGCACCGGATGTACGTCGACGAGCTGGCCCACGTGATCGCCAGGGCCCGGCCCTCCCTCTCCGAGGCCGAGGCGCGGCTGCGGGCCGGTATGACCTACGCGATGGTCAACGAGGTCGTGCTCAGCCCGACGATGCTGGCGCACGAGGGCCTCGTCGACGACCTGGTGGTCCTGGCCACCCTCGTCGCGAGCGGAGACTCCGCGGTGAGTTGACGTCCGTTAACAAACCAGTACCCTGAAAGAAATTCAGACCTGGTTTGATTTCTGGAGGACTCGTGCAGCAACGTTGCGGCATCTCCGCCTACGGCACCTATCTGCCGTACTGGCGACTGGACCACTCGACCATCGCGGAGGCGCTCGGCGGCACCGCCCGCGGCCCGGGCGCCCGCACGGTCGCCGGCTACGACGAGGACACCACGACGATGGCCGTCGAGGCCGCCCGGCGGGCGCTCGGCACCGACACCGCCGCCGCGGCGTGCACCGGCGTGGTCCTCGCGACCACGGCGCCGGTCTATGCCGAGAAGACCAACGCGACCGCCCTGCATGCCGCGCTCGGCCTGAGCGAGGAGGCCTCGGCCGCCGATGCCAACGGGTCGGTCAGGTCCGGCGTGAGCGCTCTGCTCGGCGCCATCCGCCAGCCCGGCGCGACCCTGGTCGCCGCCTCCGACCTGCGGATCGGGCCCGGCGGAAGCCCCGAGGAGAGGTCGAGCGGCGACGCCGCGACCGCCTTCCTGGTCGGCGACGGTCTCGACGCAGGCCTGGTCGCCGAGCTGGTCGGCAGCGCCTCGCTGACCCGCGAGTTCCTCGACCGGTGGCGGCGCCCGGAGGACCCGTGGGCGGCGACCTGGGAGGAGAGGTTCGGCGAGGAGGTCTACTCCGACCTCGGCGCGCGCAGCCTGGCCGCGGCCCTGGCCTCAGCCGGCCTCACCCCCGGCGACGTCGACAGGATCGCCGTGGTCGGGCTCTCGCCCCGCGCCGCGGCCGCCGTCCAGCGCTCCTCCGGGATCGCGAAGGAGGCGGCCCAGCCCGACCTCACCGGCACCATCGGCAACTGCGGTGCCGCGCACCCAGGCCTTGCTCTCGCGGCGATGCTCGACGACGTCGGACCCGACGCCGTGGTGGTGCTGACCGTGCTCGCCGACGGCGCCGACACCCTGGTGCTGCGCACGACCGCCGCCCACCACCCTCAGGGCCCGACGGTCGCCGCCCAGGTCGGCGGGCCGACCGGCCGGGTCGGCTATGCCGACTACCTGTCCTGGCGCGGCCTGCTGCGTCGGCAGCAGCCACGCCGACCGGACCCCGACCGGGCCGTGGCACCCGCGACCAACCGACAGGTCGAGTGGAAGTTCAGCTTCTCGGCCAGCACGTGCGAGGTCTGCGGAGTGCGCCACATGCCGCCCCAGCAGGTCTGCATGGGCTGCGGCACCGTCGACCGGATGCGCCTGACCCGGCTGTCCGAGACGAAGGCGGCGATCGCGACCTACACGGTCGACCACCTGGCCTACTCCCCCGCCCCGCCGGTCATCGGCGCGGTGCTCGACTTCGACGGCGGTGGCCGCTTCCAGTGCGAACTCACCGACATCGACCTCGACTCGCTCGCCGTCGGCCGCCGCGTCGAGATGACCTTCCGGCACATCTCCGACGCCGAGGGGATCCGCAACTACTTCTGGAAAGCACGTCCGCTTCACGAGGAGGACCAGGCATGACGTCACATGGGATCAAGGACCGCGTCGCGATCGTGGGGATGGGGTGCACCCGGTTCGCCGAGCACTGGGACCGCTCCACCTCCGACCTCGTGGTCGAGGCCGCCCACCAGGCCTTCACGTCCTCGGGCATCCCCCAGGCCGACGTGGACGCCTTCTGGCTGGGGACCATGAACAGCGGCTTCTCGGGGATGACCCTGTCGTCCGCGCTGAAGACCGACTACAAGCCCGTCACCCGGGTGGAGAACTTCTGCGCGAGCGGCTCGGAGGCGTTCCGCAACGCCTGCTACGCCGTCGCCTCGGGCGCCTACGACGTGGTCATGGCGCTGGGCGTGGAGAAGCTGAAGGACTCGGGCTACTCAGGCCTGACCCGGGCCAACCCGCCGTCCGACGGCACCTCGACCACGCTCTCGGCGCCCGCCCGGTTCTCCCTGCTGGCACCCGCCTATACCTCGAAGTACGGCGTGGGCCGCGACGAGTTCAAGGGCGCGATGACCCGGGTGGCGTGGAAGAACCACGCCAACGGCGCCCTCAACGAGCGCGCCCAGTTCCGTGCCGAGGTGCCGGAGGACAAGATCGCCAACGCGACCCGGGTCGCCGGCGACCTGGGGGTCTTCGACTGCTCGGGCGTCAGCGACGGCGCGGCGGCGGCGCTCATCGTGCGGGCCGAGGACGCCTACAAGTACACCGACCGACCGCTGTTCGTGAAGGCCCTGGCCTTCGCCGCGGGTCCGGGCACCGGGCCGATCGACCCGGCCTACGACTACACCAGCTTCGAGGAGGTGGTCCGCTCGGCGCAGGACGCCTACCAGCAGGCGGGCATCACCGACCCGTTGGCCGAGCTCACCATGGCCGAGGTGCACGACTGCTTCACCCCAACCGAGCTGGTGCTGATGGAGGACCTCGGCTTCTCCGAGCGTGGCCGGGTCTGCGCCGACACGATGGCGGGCAAGTACCTCCGCGACGGCGAGCTGCCGGTCAACCCCGACGGTGGGCTCAAGAGCTTCGGCCACCCGATCGGCGCCTCCGGCCTGCGCATGCTCTTCGAGTGCTGGCTCCAGCTGCGCGAGAAGGCCCCGCCGGAGCGCCAGATCCGGCTCAAGGACAAGCGCTACGGCCTGACCCAGAACCTCGGCGGCTCGCCCGGTGACTGCGTGTCCTTCGTCGCGATCGTGGGTGCCGACCGTGGCTGAGGCCCTCCGGCTGGCCGAGCGCCCGGGCTTCACCGACGCCCACCACGACTTCCGCGCGATGATCCGCCGGCTGGTCGAGGAGGAGGTCGCGCCGCACTACGCCACGTGGGAGGAGGCCGGCGCGCCGCCGCGCTCCTTCTACCGCCGCCTCGGCGAGCTGGGCGTGCTCGGCATCGAGGTGCCCGAGCGGTGGGGCGGCTCGGGGGTCGAAGGGATGAGGTTCAGCGCGGTGCTCTCGGAGGAGGCCTCGCGGCGGGGCGTGGTCTTCGGGGCGCTGCGCGTGCACACCGACATCGTGCTGCCCTACCTGCTCCGTTACGCCGACGACGAGCAGCTCGCCCGGATCATGCCCGGCTTCGTGAGCGGCGAGACCATGACGGCCATCGCGATGACCGAGCCCGACACCGGCTCGGACGTGGCGGGCATCCGGACGACGGCCCGCCGCGACGGCGACAGCTACGTGCTGAACGGGGCGAAGACCTTCATCACGGGCGGCGCGCATGCCGACCTGGTCCTCGTCGTGTGCCGGACCTCGCCGCCGGACCCGGCCGACAAGCGGCACGGCCTGAGCATCCTGCTGGTCGACACGACCAGCCCGGGCTTCAGCGTCGGGCGCCGGCTCAAGAAGATCGGCCTGCAGGCCCAGGACACGGCCGAGCTGCACTTCGAGGACGTCCGGGTTCCGGTCGAGAACGTGCTCGGGGCGCCCGACGTGGGGTTCGGCTACCTGACCCACAACCTCCCGAAGGAGCGGCTCTCGATCGCGCTCGGCTCCTATGCCGCGGCAGCCGGCGCGATCGAGCTCGCACGCGACTACACCGCGGCCCGGCGCGTGTTCGGCACTGCGCTGAGCGACTTCCAGAACACCAAGTTCGTGCTCGCCGAGTGCCGGACCGAGACCCTGGCGGCCCAGACCCTGGTCGACCGCTGCCTCGAGCTCGACGAGCAGGGTCGCCTGACCGCGGCCGACGCGGCGGTCGCCAAGCTGTTCTGCACCGAGGTGCAGGGCCGGGTCGTCGACCGCTGCCTCCAGCTGCACGGCGGCTACGGCTATGTGACCGAGTACCCGATCGCCCGCCTGTACGCCGACGCCCGGGTGACCCGGATCTACGGCGGCACCAGCGAGGTCCTCAAGACCATCAT
The genomic region above belongs to Nocardioides sp. QY071 and contains:
- a CDS encoding SDR family oxidoreductase, with protein sequence MTDLAGQTAIVTGGGRGLGREHALLLAARGAQVVVNDNGAGPDGSTDAATPADEVVAEIRAAGGSAVAHVGSVSDWDAAKRMIDLAVGTFGGLDILVNNAGILRDRTIVNMSEAEWDSVMDVHLKGHFCPLRHAAAYWRERSKAGHEVRASVINTSSPSGLRGNPGQVNYATAKGGIAIMTLVAARELERYGVRVNAIAPVARTRLTMAAPGFSDVVSEEAGGFDQWAPENISPLVAYLASPACHLSGQVFSVVGGHVGLQQSWVEAEPFDLDRAWTAEELATALAHVPAGPPPFVSSIQAQRARTGATS
- a CDS encoding helix-turn-helix domain-containing protein, giving the protein MTRETTTPPPRRTGRRTDRRAEVVAAAAALFRQHGYPQVGIDEIGDAVGFSGPAVYRYFASKADLLEAVVAGHLDRLEATSAPVADRATAVAGLIEVALRSPDGLVTASRQAEHLSPAAALALDARRRDLGPAWAALVPSVAAASERDSADELRARCAAGIVTHVALARPGTLPVKRRLLTGALHGVLDSAVSLSATSRPPLERPLAHATRREAVLAAATELMAARGFAAVSLNDIGAATGITASAVMRHFASKEELLGAAVNRVGEQVAGGLSIAIRGACDAEDALRRIVRTYVALATDHRDVLVIQTLDAAALPPRHEEERRRRHRMYVDELAHVIARARPSLSEAEARLRAGMTYAMVNEVVLSPTMLAHEGLVDDLVVLATLVASGDSAVS
- a CDS encoding OB-fold domain-containing protein; translated protein: MQQRCGISAYGTYLPYWRLDHSTIAEALGGTARGPGARTVAGYDEDTTTMAVEAARRALGTDTAAAACTGVVLATTAPVYAEKTNATALHAALGLSEEASAADANGSVRSGVSALLGAIRQPGATLVAASDLRIGPGGSPEERSSGDAATAFLVGDGLDAGLVAELVGSASLTREFLDRWRRPEDPWAATWEERFGEEVYSDLGARSLAAALASAGLTPGDVDRIAVVGLSPRAAAAVQRSSGIAKEAAQPDLTGTIGNCGAAHPGLALAAMLDDVGPDAVVVLTVLADGADTLVLRTTAAHHPQGPTVAAQVGGPTGRVGYADYLSWRGLLRRQQPRRPDPDRAVAPATNRQVEWKFSFSASTCEVCGVRHMPPQQVCMGCGTVDRMRLTRLSETKAAIATYTVDHLAYSPAPPVIGAVLDFDGGGRFQCELTDIDLDSLAVGRRVEMTFRHISDAEGIRNYFWKARPLHEEDQA
- a CDS encoding acetyl-CoA acetyltransferase is translated as MTSHGIKDRVAIVGMGCTRFAEHWDRSTSDLVVEAAHQAFTSSGIPQADVDAFWLGTMNSGFSGMTLSSALKTDYKPVTRVENFCASGSEAFRNACYAVASGAYDVVMALGVEKLKDSGYSGLTRANPPSDGTSTTLSAPARFSLLAPAYTSKYGVGRDEFKGAMTRVAWKNHANGALNERAQFRAEVPEDKIANATRVAGDLGVFDCSGVSDGAAAALIVRAEDAYKYTDRPLFVKALAFAAGPGTGPIDPAYDYTSFEEVVRSAQDAYQQAGITDPLAELTMAEVHDCFTPTELVLMEDLGFSERGRVCADTMAGKYLRDGELPVNPDGGLKSFGHPIGASGLRMLFECWLQLREKAPPERQIRLKDKRYGLTQNLGGSPGDCVSFVAIVGADRG
- a CDS encoding acyl-CoA dehydrogenase family protein, whose protein sequence is MAEALRLAERPGFTDAHHDFRAMIRRLVEEEVAPHYATWEEAGAPPRSFYRRLGELGVLGIEVPERWGGSGVEGMRFSAVLSEEASRRGVVFGALRVHTDIVLPYLLRYADDEQLARIMPGFVSGETMTAIAMTEPDTGSDVAGIRTTARRDGDSYVLNGAKTFITGGAHADLVLVVCRTSPPDPADKRHGLSILLVDTTSPGFSVGRRLKKIGLQAQDTAELHFEDVRVPVENVLGAPDVGFGYLTHNLPKERLSIALGSYAAAAGAIELARDYTAARRVFGTALSDFQNTKFVLAECRTETLAAQTLVDRCLELDEQGRLTAADAAVAKLFCTEVQGRVVDRCLQLHGGYGYVTEYPIARLYADARVTRIYGGTSEVLKTIISKAP